GCGAGCTGCACCGTCGCCCAACTCGGGCGCGACGTCGTCACTGTGCTGGAGTCCACCGCCGCGACCGGACCCGTCGTGCTGGTCGGGCATTCGCTGGGCGGGATGGCGGTGCTCGCCGCGGCCGCGCGGTTCCCGGAGTTGTTCGCGGCCAGGGTGATCGGGATCGCTTTGCTCTGCACCGCCGCCGCCGAAGTCACTTCGGCGGGCATCGGACAGCTGTTGCGCAACCCCGCGATCGACGGCTTCCGGCTGGCCGTGCGCACCGCGCCCACACTCGTGCAGGCGGGCCGCACCACCGCGCGCCACGTGATTACACCGATCTTGCACGTCAGCGCGTTTCACGGCCAGGTGAGTCCGACCTTGTCGCGCTTCTCGACGATGATGATCGATCAGACGCCGGTCGAGACCATCGTGAGCTTCCTCGAGGCGATCGAGCTGCACGACGAATCGGCGGCGCTGCCCACGTTGGCGGACACGCCGGTCCTGGTACTCGGCGGTGCGCACGATCTGGTGATCCCGTGGCGCAATTCCCGCGCTCTCGCCGACGCGCTGCCGAACAGCGAACTCGTCCTACTTCCGGGTGCGGCGCACCTGCCGCAGCTGCAGTATCCGGAGATCGTCAACGCCGCACTCGACCGGTTGCTCGTGCGGGCGGGCGCGATCGAATCGCCGCCGCGGAGCGCACCGGAGGTGGCCGGTGGCTGAACGGCGGCAGCGGATTCTGCCCACCGTCGACGACACCGAGGCCCTCGGCCGCGAACTGGCCATGGACCTGCGTGCCGGTGACCTGGTGGTGTTGGACGGCCCGCTCGGTGCGGGCAAGACCGCACTCACCCGTGGCATCGCCGCAGGCCTCGGCGTGCAGGGCCGGGTCAGCTCGCCGACGTTCATCATCGCCCGCCAGCACCGCGCCGGGCACCGTGAGGGGGCGCCCGCGGTGCCGATGGTGCACGTGGACGCGTATCGGCTCGGCGGCGACCTGGACGAGCTGGACGCGCTCGATCTGGACACCGATCTGCATCAGGCGGTGGTCGTTGTGGAGTGGGGCCGCGGGGTGGTGGAGCACCTCACGGATCGGCACCTGCGCGTGCTGCTGTCGCGCGAACCGGATTCGGATGTGCGCACTGCGATCTGGGAATGGGTGGATTAACCGTCAGGTAGCTACGCGTCGGTGGCAACTGCCAAGCGGTATCGTTAGGCCAATCATGCTTGTACTAGCCGTCGACACCGCGACACCCGCCGTCACAGCGGGACTGGTGGAACTGGAGCAAGGCGCCGATCCGGCCATCCCTGCCCAGACGCGCACTGTCGCCTCCCGGGTGCGGGTCGACCCGCGCGCGCATGCCGAGGTGCTCACCCCGCAGATCCTCGAATGCCTTACCGAGGCAGGCCGTTCCAGGACCGACATCGCCGCGCTCGTGGTCGGCGTCGGTCCTGGGCCGTTCACCGGCCTTCGAGTCGGCATGGCGACGGCGGCCGCATTCGGTGACGCGCTCGGCATTCCGGTCTACGGCGTATGCAGTCTCGACGCGATCGCCGCGGACGCGGCGATCGATCTCGCCCAGCGTCCCGAGGCGGCCGTGCTCCCGCCGACCAGCGAGCTGCTGGTAGTGACCGACGCCCGCCGACGCGAGGTGTATTGGGCGCGGTATCGCGAAGGCGCCCGCGTGGCGGGGCCCGAGGTGTGCAAGCCCGCCGACCTCGACGCAGTGCAGGCCACGGCGATCGCCGGATCCGCGTCGCATGTCGACTTCTTCGATCTCCCCGTGCTTCCGGCCGAGACGCCCTCGCCCGTCGGGCTGGTGCGCGTCGCGGCGGCAGAGGTGCTCGCCCGCAGCGTGCCCGAGCCGTTGGTCCCGCTGTATCTGCGCAGGCCGGACGCCGTCGAGAACGCCTACCGCACCCTCGACCGGACGGGAGCGTGATGCCGGTGGGTTTCCGGATCGAGCCGATGGTGGCCGCGGACATCGAGCGCTGTGTCGAACTCGAGCAGCTGCTGTTCCCCGAGGACGACCCATGGCACGCGGTAGCGTTCCATTCGGAGCTGGTCGGCCCGCACAACCGCTACATCACCGCTCGGGACGACGACGGGCGAATGGTCGGCTATGCGGGCATAGCCCTGCTGGGTGATGCCGAACACCCCGAGGCCGAGGTGCATACCATCGGCGTCGACCCAGGCTGTCATCGCGCGGGCATCGGCACGTTGCTGCTCGAGGCGCTGCTCGCCGAGGCGGGCAGCCGCGGCGGACCGGTGTTCCTCGAGGTTCGCACCGACAACGCGCCCGCGATCGCGCTGTATGCCAAGCACGGCTTCCACATCATCGGGTTGCGCAAGAACTACTACCACCCCAGCGGCGCGGACGCGTACACGATGCGCCGCCCTGCGCTGACCGCCGAGGACCGGGAGTGGCGAGCGAGCAAGCCGGACGAGGTGCTCTCGTGATCATCATGGGGATCGAGAGTTCCTGCGACGAAACCGGTGTCGGCATCGTGCGAAGGAACCCTGACGGCACCTGCGAACTTCTCGCGGACGAGGTCGCCTCCAGCGTCGACCAGCACGCGCGCTTCGGCGGCGTTGTGCCCGAAATCGCCTCGCGCGCACATCTCGAGGCGATTGTGCCCGCCATGCGGCGCGCGCTGTCCGCGGCGGGTATCGCGAAGCCGGACGCACTGGCCGTGACGATCGGGCCGGGTCTGGCCGGTGCGCTACTTGTCGGTGTCGCGGCGGCGAAAGCGTATGCGGCGGCGTGGGATGTGCCGTTCTACGCGCTCAACCACCTCGGTGGGCATGTCGCGGTGGACACCCTCGAACACGGTCCGATGCCGCCATGCGTTGCGCTGCTGGTGTCCGGTGGGCATACGCATTTGCTGCACGTCACGGACCTGGCCGAGCCGATCGTTGAACTGGGCAGCACCGTCGACGACGCGGCCGGCGAGGCGTTCGACAAGGTGGCGCGCCTGCTCGGGCTCGGCTTCCCCGGTGGTCCCGCACTCGATGCCGCCGCGGGGACCGGTGATTCGCGCGCGATCACGTTCCCGCGCGGCATGACCGGACCGCGTGATCCGCGCTACGACTTCTCCTTCTCCGGTCTCAAGACCGCGGTCGCCCGCTACGTGGAGGCAGCGCAGCGCGACGGCATCGCCGCCGAGGATCTGCCGATCTCTGACATCGCGGCATCATTCCAGGAGTCGGTCGCGGACGTGCTCACCATGAAGGCCGTGCGTGCGGCCGAGGACGTCGGTGTCGGCACGCTGGTACTCGGTGGCGGCGCGACGGCCAACTCGCGGATCCGCTCGATGGCCGAGGAGCGTTGCGCGGCGGCCGGTTTGACTCTTCGTGTACCCACGCCTCGGCTGTGCACCGACAACGGGGTGATGATCGCCGCGCTCGGCGCCCATGTGATCGCCGGCGGCGCGGAGCCGTCGCCGCTGACGGTGGCCACCGATCCGGGTCTGCCGGTGTCGGTCAGCTCGGTCCGCTGACCTCTGTTTGTTTTGCAGCGCCTGCGGCGCTGCGTGTTCGCGGCCCCCTCTTGGCTCGCGTCCGAGCGACCGCCGCTGGCGACTTCGTCGCGGACGCGGCGGCCGCTCGGACGCGAGCCGGGCCGCGAACGAGCAATGCTCGGTCTCGCTGCGCTCGGAAGCGGGAGTGGGGCCGATGCCGTTTCGTCGGTGGGCGAGTGTGGCATTGACTGTTCGCTCTTCGCGCTGGGTGATTGCGGCCCCTGCATGGCCCGTATCCGGAGCGACTGCCACTGGCGACTTCGTCGCGGACGCGGTCGGCTGCTCGGACGCGAGCCGGGCCGCGAACGGGCAAGGGAAAACGGTCTGGCTGCGCTCGGAAATGGGAGTGCGGCCGGCGCAGTTGCGTGGGGAGGCGGCTGCGCTCTGCGTTCGCGGCCCGAATGAGATGAGCGGGTCGGGCGGGGTTGGTGTGCGGCTCTGCTACTGGCCGGACGAACCTCCCTGCGCCGCACTCGGATGGCCGAACAGCGGGCCGAGCAGTTCGGGGAACGGAATCGGCGGGAGGTTCGGATCCGGGCGCAGCGTGGGCTGTGTCGGTGTGGCCGCCTGCGTTGTGGACGGAATGCCGGTCGGGCTCGGCTGCCCGCTATCCGGGGTCGGAACGGCGCCGTCGCCGGGCCGGGTGCTCTCCTGGTTCCGGCCGCCGGGGACGGGGCCCGCTCCGTTCGGCGGCAGTATCGGCGGCGTCGGCTGCTGGGGGGCCGTACTCGTCGTTCCTGCGGGGGAGACCTCGTCGTCCGACGTGGGCGCGAACGTCTTCACGCCGTAGCCTATGATCAGGCCGACGACCACGATCGCGCCCACCAGCGTGCCGACCACCTTGGCGAACGTGCCGGCGGGTGCATCGCTGCCGAGTGTGCCGACCGGGAACACCGAGGGCTGTACCGAATCGGCCACCAGCGCCGCGCCTTTGGCGGTCACGGCCTCCGGATCGGGCACGGTGAACACCGGCATGTTCAGCGTAGCGGTAAGCGTGTTCAGCGCGGCGGGGATGTTGGCTCCGCCGCCGATCACCGCGACGGCCTGCGGGAACTTCGGTGCCCGCGCGCACACCGCCGCGACGAACACGGCCATGTCGCGCAGTAGGTCGGCGATCAGCACCTCGAAGTCGGCCTTGGTCAGCTTCAGTGGACGTCCGGCGACGTGGTCGATGGTGACGGCGGGCGCGATCGAGAGGTGCTCCTTGGCCGCGCGGCCCCGGTTGGTCAGCATGCCGCGGTTCGGGCGGGTGCCGCGCCGGGCGAAGTGCTGGTCCACCAGATGGTGGTAGATGAGGTCGTCGATGGCTTTGCCGCTGATGGTCGCGGTGCGATCGGACCGGAGCATGGCGTCGTCGGCCAGGTCGGCGACGGTGACGGTGAGCCCGGACGCACCGAGGTCGACGATGGCGACGGTGTCGTAGCGGTCGAGCAGGCCGGTGTGCCGCAGATAGGTCAGCGCTGCGGTGCCCTCCGGGATCAGCCGTAGCTCGCGCTGCTTACCGGTCGCCGAGCGGATGGCCTGGGCTTGCTCCCTCGTGCGGTAGGCGACGGCCACGCTGGTGGGCGGGCGCCTGGTGACGGACGCGAGGTCGCGCTGCGTGCCCGCGCTGTGTGCCCCGAGCGGATGGACGACCTCGCGCGGAGGCTGGGTGGTCGGCAGTTGAGTGGTCATCAGCTCGATCGAGGACGCCACCAGGTCGCCGAGATCGGAATTGGCCGCGTCGGCGGAGACGACGCGGTAGTCGAAGCTCTGCGCGCCGTTCGGCGCGGTAGTGACCAGCGCCGAGCACACGACCTCGGCCCCGGCCGAAATGCCCAGGGATGTTCGCATGTTCACCTCCCTTCGAGCGGATGGTCGTGGTGTCGTCGACCATCTCGAATGAACTGCCGGATCGCCGTGTGGATGACGCACGACCCGAACCGGGGATCGGTCAGGCCCCTTGTCCGGGTGGGTCTCGGGGACCGGCCATGATTCACGTCTGGCTTGCTCTCTGGTGAAGCTGGTGGTGGAACGATTGTTCTGTGACGCTGCTGTTCTGTGACGCTGCTGTTCTGTGACGCTGCCTATTTCGATGACGCCGCGGTACCCCTGCGTAGCCTCGGCGTCACCGATGGGTGACGCCGAGGCGGCCGGACAGCGACCGTCGTCAATAGTGCCACAATCCGTTATCCGAACGTTACAGATTTCCTGAGCCGATAGGAAGTCCCCGACTGCCATGGGCGAGCCGTCCGCAAACTTGGCACCGCCTGACCTTGAGCGCTGGCACTCTCATGTATAGAGTGCTAGTCGGCACTGTATGTAGTGCTTGTGCCAGCAGTTTGACTACTGAGCAGGGGTCCCGGCACCCGCGACGACGGGGCTATGCGCAGGGTCAGCATCGTGACCGAACCGACGAGTCCGGAACAACAGTTCCGGACGACCGAAATCCCCTGAAAGTGGAGGGCTCAACGTGGCGAGCGTGAACATCAAGCCGCTCGAGGACAAGATCCTCGTCCAGGCCAACGAGGCCGAGACGACGACGGCCTCCGGCCTGGTCATCCCCGACACGGCGAAGGAGAAGCCGCAGGAGGGCACCGTCATCGCCGTCGGCGAGGGACGCGTCACCGACAAGGGCGACCGCATCCCGGTCGATGTCAAGGAGGGTGACACCGTTATCTACAGCAAGTACGGCGGCACCGAGATCAAGTACCAGGGCGAGGAATACCTCATCCTGTCGGCGCGCGACGTGTTGGCCGTCGTCACCAAGTAGCCGATCAGGCACGTATGCGCTCCGCCCCGGTGTCTCTCTCGACCCGGGGCGGAGTGCGTTGGCCGGCGCCTTCGGCGTATTGCCTGGCGTGGTTTCGGTAACCACCCGGAGCGCCGTGAACCCGATACAGGAGCAAAACACATGGCAAAGCAGATCGAGTTCGACGAGAAGGCTCGTCGAGCTCTGGAACGCGGTGTCGACAAGCTCGCCGATGCCGTGAAGGTCAC
The DNA window shown above is from Nocardia sp. NBC_01730 and carries:
- a CDS encoding Hsp70 family protein, whose protein sequence is MRTSLGISAGAEVVCSALVTTAPNGAQSFDYRVVSADAANSDLGDLVASSIELMTTQLPTTQPPREVVHPLGAHSAGTQRDLASVTRRPPTSVAVAYRTREQAQAIRSATGKQRELRLIPEGTAALTYLRHTGLLDRYDTVAIVDLGASGLTVTVADLADDAMLRSDRTATISGKAIDDLIYHHLVDQHFARRGTRPNRGMLTNRGRAAKEHLSIAPAVTIDHVAGRPLKLTKADFEVLIADLLRDMAVFVAAVCARAPKFPQAVAVIGGGANIPAALNTLTATLNMPVFTVPDPEAVTAKGAALVADSVQPSVFPVGTLGSDAPAGTFAKVVGTLVGAIVVVGLIIGYGVKTFAPTSDDEVSPAGTTSTAPQQPTPPILPPNGAGPVPGGRNQESTRPGDGAVPTPDSGQPSPTGIPSTTQAATPTQPTLRPDPNLPPIPFPELLGPLFGHPSAAQGGSSGQ
- the tsaB gene encoding tRNA (adenosine(37)-N6)-threonylcarbamoyltransferase complex dimerization subunit type 1 TsaB, which encodes MLVLAVDTATPAVTAGLVELEQGADPAIPAQTRTVASRVRVDPRAHAEVLTPQILECLTEAGRSRTDIAALVVGVGPGPFTGLRVGMATAAAFGDALGIPVYGVCSLDAIAADAAIDLAQRPEAAVLPPTSELLVVTDARRREVYWARYREGARVAGPEVCKPADLDAVQATAIAGSASHVDFFDLPVLPAETPSPVGLVRVAAAEVLARSVPEPLVPLYLRRPDAVENAYRTLDRTGA
- the rimI gene encoding ribosomal protein S18-alanine N-acetyltransferase, with the protein product MGFRIEPMVAADIERCVELEQLLFPEDDPWHAVAFHSELVGPHNRYITARDDDGRMVGYAGIALLGDAEHPEAEVHTIGVDPGCHRAGIGTLLLEALLAEAGSRGGPVFLEVRTDNAPAIALYAKHGFHIIGLRKNYYHPSGADAYTMRRPALTAEDREWRASKPDEVLS
- the groES gene encoding co-chaperone GroES, with the translated sequence MASVNIKPLEDKILVQANEAETTTASGLVIPDTAKEKPQEGTVIAVGEGRVTDKGDRIPVDVKEGDTVIYSKYGGTEIKYQGEEYLILSARDVLAVVTK
- a CDS encoding alpha/beta fold hydrolase, with translation MKRQLITPVRGGLATIGLVGALAGAHALRRAGARVLWPARRDEYRDENFALLDEDRPGAVLAEDGVRLATRECGPPDAPVTVIFVHGFCNSMESFHFQRRDLERRWGAQVRMVLFDLRGHGRSGTPSTASCTVAQLGRDVVTVLESTAATGPVVLVGHSLGGMAVLAAAARFPELFAARVIGIALLCTAAAEVTSAGIGQLLRNPAIDGFRLAVRTAPTLVQAGRTTARHVITPILHVSAFHGQVSPTLSRFSTMMIDQTPVETIVSFLEAIELHDESAALPTLADTPVLVLGGAHDLVIPWRNSRALADALPNSELVLLPGAAHLPQLQYPEIVNAALDRLLVRAGAIESPPRSAPEVAGG
- the tsaD gene encoding tRNA (adenosine(37)-N6)-threonylcarbamoyltransferase complex transferase subunit TsaD; protein product: MIIMGIESSCDETGVGIVRRNPDGTCELLADEVASSVDQHARFGGVVPEIASRAHLEAIVPAMRRALSAAGIAKPDALAVTIGPGLAGALLVGVAAAKAYAAAWDVPFYALNHLGGHVAVDTLEHGPMPPCVALLVSGGHTHLLHVTDLAEPIVELGSTVDDAAGEAFDKVARLLGLGFPGGPALDAAAGTGDSRAITFPRGMTGPRDPRYDFSFSGLKTAVARYVEAAQRDGIAAEDLPISDIAASFQESVADVLTMKAVRAAEDVGVGTLVLGGGATANSRIRSMAEERCAAAGLTLRVPTPRLCTDNGVMIAALGAHVIAGGAEPSPLTVATDPGLPVSVSSVR
- the tsaE gene encoding tRNA (adenosine(37)-N6)-threonylcarbamoyltransferase complex ATPase subunit type 1 TsaE; its protein translation is MAERRQRILPTVDDTEALGRELAMDLRAGDLVVLDGPLGAGKTALTRGIAAGLGVQGRVSSPTFIIARQHRAGHREGAPAVPMVHVDAYRLGGDLDELDALDLDTDLHQAVVVVEWGRGVVEHLTDRHLRVLLSREPDSDVRTAIWEWVD